TTCTTTTCCAGTTTCTTTTTATCCTTCATATAAGGCGCCAGGTCAAACAACTCCACTTTCCTGTACTCCACAGGATGGCTTTCACTTTGCAGGGAAATATAACCTTCACTGAGCAGTTTGCCCTGTTGTAATAATGCAGGGTCTGCATTGGAAACATTCCCGCCGCCGATCTGGGGTTTTTCGTACACCAGCACCGTATCTTTCTCTACAATATGTTTGATGATGGAATCCCCAAGCACCAGCACTTCCGCGGTCACCCACTGTTCGCCGTCATAGGTCTTTGATTTTGAATCCACGCAATGCGCGGTGATCAGCTTGTCATTCATCACCACATTGGTGCCGGGTGTGCAGAGATTGGCCGTGCTGCGCTTGCCCCTGCCGGTACCGCCGAGCAACTGCACTTCAATGGAGATGGGGAAGTCCTGATTCACACCCATGGAAGCGGCGGATTGTGAATGGATCATCGCGCCGCTGTTGCGGATCGCCCAGCCGGGGCCGCCGGCCACCTGTTCGCCCACGAAGCGGTATTCCATCACCAGCAGGTAAGCGGAGAACTTCTTTTTATGGAAGATGTGGCCGTATTGTTCATCGAATGCCTTGTAGTTTTCATAAGACACGGCGAGGTTGCCGTTCTGTACCCGGAAAGTGTTGCCGTTGTTGTCATTCAGCTGATGGCCGGTGATCTTGATATCCCAGTCCTTCAGGTCTTTCCCGTTGAAGAGCTGCGTCCATCCCTTTTTTGTTTTTTGAGCGGAGCATGCGCCGCAGATGAGGGCGAGGCCAAGCGTTATACAAAGTTTCATTGTTCTCATGTGGAGCGTTGATTAGGCTGTTAAGCTATGGAATTAATTTAATTCATCAAACCCGATATCCATCAGCGGATATATCTCGGGGTCCGCCAGGTAGTAATGCCACCATTCGGTATCCAGCGCCCTGAACCCGTATGCTTCCATCATGGTGCGCAGCAGCTCGCGGTTTTCGATCACCTCGGGAGCCAGGTCGGGGTAATCATGATGCGCTTTCTCTGTAAAGTTGTCGTAGTCCGTGGGCATGGGCAGCTCCCGGCCTGTTTTGAGATCGATGAGCGTGAGGTCTACCGCTACGCCGCGGTTATGACCGGAGCCTTTTTTGGGATCGGCGGCATACCGGTCGTCCGGCACCACTTCCCACATCTTTTCCGTGACGCGGTAAGGACGGTATCCATCGTAGATCTTCAGTCCCAGTCCCATTGGTTTCAGCGCGGCCTGCAGGCGCAGCAGCGCTTCATAGGCCGGGCGGCGCAGCCATGCCGCGGCAAAGGGGTAGAGCTGTTGCCCGGTAAAATTGGCGGAAGTGGCGTATCTTATATCTAAAGGAATGTCCGTTACCCGCACGAGCTGCATATTGCTGTCAGCCTGTACCAGCTTGTTGTATAGCGCGATGTCGCTGACTACGGGCAGGTCATATTTATTAAGCGGGATTTCCTGTGCAAAAAGGGGAGATGGAAGGCAAAATGCCAGTAAAATGAATATGTTTTTCACAATTTTGATTTATATCGATTTAAAAAATGGTCAAGAAAGTACAAAATCCGGGTAAAAAAGGATAGTAATAGGCCTGATAAATGAGGTATTTTAGAACCTTTAAAATAAACAAAAGATGAGTTTGTTCCAATTAGAGGGTAAAGTGGCCGTTGTTACCGGCGCCGGAAGCGGCATCGGGCAGGCCATAGCACGTTGTTTTGCGGGAGCCGGAGCGGTGGTGCATGTGCTGGAATTGAATGAGGAAGCGGGACAGGGAACGGTGAACGATATTGCCGCCGCAGGCGGAAAGGCATTCATCCATGCGGTGAATGTGGCGGAGCAGGCCAGTGTAAGCGCCGTGATGGAGAAGATCATCGGCGGTGCCGGGCGGCTGGACATCCTCGTGAACTGTGCCGGCATTGCGCATGTAGGCAAGCTGGACACCACGGCGGAAGCGGATTTCGACCGGGTGTACGCCGTGAACGTGAAAGGGACCTATAACTGCATGTATGCGGTGATCGGGCAGATGAAGGCGCAGGGCGGCGGCGTGATCCTCAATATTGCGTCCATCGCTTCCAGCGTGGGCATACCGGACCGGTTCGCCTATTCCATGAGCAAAGGCGCGGTGCTGACGATGACGCTGTCCGTTGCAAAGGATTACCTGGGCGAAGGGATACGCTGCAACTGCATTTCTCCCGCGCGTGTACATACGCCGTTCGTGGACGGGTTCATTGCGAAGAACTATCCCGGCAAGGAAAAGGAGATGTTTGAGAAACTTTCTAAAACACAACCGATCGGGAGGATGGCGAAACCCGAAGAAGTGGGTTATCTTGCACTGTATCTCTGCTCGGATGAAGCAGGGTTTATTACAGGCTGCGATTACCCGATCGACGGCGGTTTCATCAAACTCAACAATTAAATGAAAAAAATTCTGATTCTCTGTGCCACAGCGGCTGTGCTGACGGCCTGCAACAACAGCAAAAAGAAAGATTCCACGGCAAATGCTGACGCCATCACCCCGGCTACTCCGGGAGGAACATTTTCCGTAACATTTTCGGATCGCGACAAAGACACCTCCACCGTGCATTTCACCTTCACGGTAGATTCGCTGAAATATGAAAGGTCGTTCAACGACGTGCCTTTAATGAAGGGGCTCGACGATACTTCCCTGTACCGCATCCTCTGGGATGCACCGAACAGCGTGTGGATCGGTTTTGTGAAAGCCGACCGGGAGACGCGGTACTATCACGGCAGCCAGGACGGCCGCTCGCTGAAGATACTCTGGGTGCCTTCACCCCCGGCGAAGTACTACGAGTATATGGAAAAGAAAATGGGACTGGGCGATGCCATCAGGAATCAGCCGCGCGTGCTCAAATACAAGGAGAACTTCCAGTCCGGCAACATCATTGCGGATTTCATCGTGGAAATACAGCCGGGTAACGCTACGGACGAGGTGAATGTGTATATCGAGTTCGGCGGCGTAACCAGGGTGCTGACGATGCCGGTGCCGGAAGGGGCCAAGCCTTACGTGCAGGCGTATAAGCAGGACCATTGCTTTGCCGGCCTGGAGATAGATGGTGAGCTGGAGGAGTATTTCGAGATAAAGGTAGTGGGTGGCCGTATTGGCGCCCGGCAATTGAAAGCATTTGCGCAATAAGATGATCGGGTCAAGCCCGTTCGCATAAAAAATAAATATTAACAGATGAAACCGAGCATGGTAAGCATTTTCGTACAGGAACATGTTAGTGCGAGGCTCCATCTGGCCCGTAAAAAATAAATATTAACAGATGAAACCGAGCATAGTGAGCATTTTCGGACAGGAACATGTTAGTGTTAGGCTCCATCTGGCCCGTAAAAAATAAATATTAACAGATGAAACCGAGCATAAAAGCATTTTCGTACAGGAACATGTTCGTGCGAGGCTCCATCTGGCCCGTAAAAAATAAATATTAACAGATGAAACTTATCAGGTTCGGATTACCGGGAGAGGAAAAACCTGGCATCATAACAGATGCCGGCATGTTTGATGCAAGCGCTTTTGGAGAGGATTTCGGAGAGCGTTTCTTTGAAACGGAAGGGCTGGACCGTCTGTCCAAATGGTGGGCGGTGAACAGCGGCAATTGTCCGCGTGTACCCGATGACGTGAGACTGGGACCACCGGTGCAGCGCCCTTCCAAGATCATCTGCATCGGTCTGAATTATGCTGACCATGCCCGGGAAACCAATGCCCAGATACCGAAAGAGCCGATCGTGTTCTTCAAATCCACCTCCTCGCTGGTTGGTCCGAATGACAACCTGATCATTCCCCGCAACAGTGAGAAAACCGACTGGGAAGTTGAGCTGGCGGTGGTAATAAGCAAAAAGGCCAGTTATGTAGCGGAGAAAGATGCGATGGACCATGTAGCCGGTTACGCCCTGCATAACGACTACAGCGAACGCGCCTTCCAGCTGGAAAGAGGCGGGCAGTGGGTGAAAGGGAAAAGCAATGACACCTTTGCGCCGCTCGGCCCCTGGCTGGCTACAAAAGAGGAGATCGCGGATATCGATAATCTTCGTTTATGGCTGACCGTGAACGGGAAAAAGATGCAGGACGGCAATACTTCCAACCTCATTTTCAAGATACCCTTCATCGTGTCTTACCTCAGCCAGTTCATGACCCTGCTTCCGGGGGATGTGATCTCCACCGGCACGCCTGCAGGCGTGGGCCTGGGTTTCAACCCGCCGGTGTATCTCAAAGCGGGGGATGTGATAGAATTGGGCATTGAGGGGCTTGGATCATCAAAACAAACCGCCGTAGCCTGGCAGAAATGATAACGCCATGAAGAGATATTGCCTTGCACTCGATCTGAAAGACGATCAGACACTGATTGCGGAATACGAAGCGTATCACCGCAATGTATGGCCGGAGATTCAGGAAAGCATCCGTACCGCAGGGATCACCGCGCTGGAGATCTATCGCGCCGGTAACCGGATGTTCATGATCATGGAAGTGGACGGCAGCTTTTCTTTCGAGCGCAAATCCGCTATGGACGCCGCCAATCCCAAAGTGCAGGAATGGGAAGAACTGATGTGGACATACCAGCAGGCCATACCCGTAGCCAAACCCGGTGAGAAATGGGTGTTAATGGACAAGATATTTACGTTATGACAATAGATGCGCACCAGCATTTCTGGATATTCGATCCTGAACGGGATGCCTGGATCACGGAAGATATGAGCGTTATCCGCAAAAACTTCCTGCCGGCGGACCTTGCGCCGGTGCTGGAAGCGAACGGGATAGACGGATGTGTGGCCGTGCAGGCGGACCAGAGCGAGGCGGAAACGGATTTCTTGTTGCAGCTCGCGGAAGAAAATACCTTCATTAAAGGTGTGGTAGGATGGGTGGACCTCCGGTCGCCTTCCGTGGAAGAGCGGGTACAGCATTATGCACAGTATCCGCTGCTGAGAGGGTTCCGGCATATCGTACAGGGAGAAGCCGATCCGGCGTTTTTGCAAGGGGAAGATTTCTGCCGCGGCATCAAAGCGCTGGCTGCATACGATCTCACGTACGATATCCTCATCTTCCCGCATCAGTTACCTGCGGCTTTGGCGTTCGTACAAAAGTTTCCCGGTCAGCGTTTCGTGATCGATCATCTGGCAAAGCCGTATATCCGTAAAGGTGAAGTGAAAGGATGGGAGGAAGATATCCGCGCAATGGCGCAGCATGATCATGTGTATTGCAAGCTGAGCGGGATGGTAACGGAAGCGGATATGCAAAACTGGAAGCAGGAAGACTTTTCACCCTACCTCGATGTAGCGCTGGAAGCCTTTGGGGCGGACAGGCTGATGTATGGTTCGGACTGGCCGGTATGCCTCCTTGCGGCAGATTACCCTGAAATGAAAAAACTGGTGACGGATCATATCGCGCATTTATCCGCCGCCGAGCAGGCGCAGATCATGGGCGGCAATGCAGCATCATTTTATAAACTCGTTTAAATTCTACATATGGATCTCGGATTACAGGATAAAGTAGTGATCGTCACCGGCGGCGCCAAAGGTATCGGTGAAGCGATCTCGAAACTCATTGCCGCGGAAGGCGGTATTGTGGTGATCGCAGGCCGTAATGCGGCAGATAATGAAAAAACGGTATCGGCTATACGCCAGGCTGGTGGCAAGGCCACCGGCGTTACGGCGGAGCTGGGGAAAGTGGAGGATTGTAAAAAAGTGATCGACGCCACGGTAAAGGAGTATGGGCGGATAGATGCGCTGGTCAATAATGCCGGGGCCAATGACGGCGTAGGGCTGGAAAGCGGTGATCCGGAAAAGTTCATGGCATCGTTGCAGCAAAATCTTTCGCATTACTACAACCTTGCGCATTATGCACTGCCTTACCTGAAAGCGGTAAAAGGCAATATTGTGAACATCGGTTCCAAAGTAGCCACCACCGGTCAAGGCAATACATCCGGTTATGCCGCGTCCAAAGGCGCTATCAATGCATTGACGCGTGAATGGGCGGTGGAGCTACTGCCGTTTTCTGTAAGGGTGAACACGGTGATCCCTGCGGAGGTATGGACGCCGCTGTATGAAACCTGGATACAGTCCCTCCCCAACCCGAAGGAAAAACTGGCATCCATCGTATCCAAAATACCGCTGGAGCAAAGGATGACCACGTCTGAAGAAATCGCCGGGATGACGGTGTTCCTGCTGTCTTCCCGCTCATCCCACACCACCGGCCAGATCGTGTATGTGGATGGCGGTTATACGCATCTCGACCGGTCCATCAGCTGATACATCATCATTCACCTATAAAGCAATCCATATGGCAGGCGGCGCAGCTTCCACGACCACGTACACTTCCGCCGGGAACAAAGCCGGGAAGTATCTATTCCCCTTTATTCTCGTTACCAGCCTGTTCTTTTTGTGGGCGCTGGTGCACAACCTCAGCCCGATATTGATACCGCATCTGAAAAAGGCCTGCCGGCTGACGGACACGCAATCGTCCTTCATCGATTCCGCGATATTCGTGGCTTATTTTCTGCTGGCGCTGCCTGCGGGATATATCATGAAGCGGTTCGGCTTCAAGTCGGGCATCATACTGGGTTTGCTATTGTATGCCATCGGGGCTTTCCTGTTCATTCCCGCCGCCAATTCAGGGCAGTACATGTTCTTCCTGGTGGCGTTGTTCATCATTGCATCAGGATTAACCTTCCTGGAAACGGCCGCCAATCCTTATGTGACCATTCTGGGCAGTCCGGATACCGCTACTTTCCGGCTGAACCTCGCGCAGTGCTTTAACGGGGTGGGTGCATTCATCGGCCCGGTGATCGGTGCAAAGTTCATCCTCTCCGGAACGGAATACACGGAAGCGCAGATGAATGCCATGCCCGCAGCTGAATTGCAGCAGTATCTGGCTACGGAAGCCGCCGCGGTAAAAATGCCTTACATGATCATCGGCATCGTTGTGTTGCTGGTAGCGGTGTTATTCATCTTTACAAAAATGCCCGATGTGAAGGAGGAAGAGAGTGGCGGAAATCCCGCACAGGAAGGCAGTATTTTCAAACACCGGCACCTGATCGCCGCGATCGTTACCCAGTTCTTTTACGTGGGCGCACAGGTAGGTGTCAACGCTTTCTTTATCCGCTTTGCGAAATATGCCGGTGGCATGCCGGAGAAAGATGCCGCTTATCTCCTGGGCGCGGTGGCCGGTCTTGGTTTCATGATCGGGCGGTTCGTAGGCACTTTCCTCATGCGGTTCATGAAGCCGCAGGTGCTGTTATCGCTGTACGCATTATTGAACCTGGTATTGATCGGCATCGCCATGACGGTGAAAGGAGATGTGGCGGTATGGGCCGTGCTGGCCGTTCCGTTCTTTATGTCCATCATGTTCCCGACCATCTTTTCCCTGGGCCTGCAGGGGCTTGGCGGCGGCCATACCAAACTCGGTTCTTCCATGCTGGTGATGGCGATCGTGGGCGGCGCTATCTGTCCCCCGCTGATGGGGCTGATCTCGGATGCATCGAATATCCAGATGGCTTACCTCGTGCCGCTGGTGTGCTTTGCCGTGGTGCTGTGGTTCGGTACGAAAGGATACAAACTGGCGAGAGCGCAGTAAAGGAATACATTCATTTTCAATAGCGAACGCTGTAAGGCCGCAAGGTTTTACAGCGTTTTTTGTTGTAACTTCAGAGGAGAAACCACCGATATGAAACCGCGCTATCTCCTGATCATCTGCTTGTTTGTATTCGCTGCCTGTAAAAAGGATACGGTAGAACAAGGTACTATGGAACTGACTTTCCGGAATGCTGTGGGCAACCAGCCCCTGACCCTGAATACGGTAACCTATCAGAATGCGGCGGGAGAGGATTTTACCATCAGCGCATTCAAATATTACCTCAGCAATTTTTCCCTCGTAAAAATGGATAACAGCGAAGTGCCGCTGCCGGTGGAATACTTCCTGGTAGATGAGGGTGATGAAACATCGCGGACGATACGGCTGGCAGCGCCGAAGGGAGAGTACCGGGCGATGAGATTCCTGATCGGGGTGGACAGTATCCGTAACGTCAGCGGTGCGCAAACCGGTGCGCTGGACCCTGTGAAAGGGATGTTCTGGAGCTGGAACAGCGGGTACATCATGGCGAAGCTGGAAGGTTATTCGCCGGTATCAGCCGCCACGGAGAACAGGTTGACGTTCCACATCGGAGGGTTTCGCAAAGAGCATAGCGCTATCCAGGAAGTACTGCTGACCGCGCCTATCAGTCTCACTGTTGCCGCAGGCCGCCTGCCGCAGCTGGAGATCGTTGCAGATGCCGATGTATGGTTCAGCCAGCCCTTTCCCATCAGCTTTGCCAACACGTCCACGATACATGTGCCGGGAGAGGACGCCGCAAAGATCGCCGCCAACTATCGCAACATGTTCCGCATCACCAGTGTAACCGACCTGTGATCAAAAGATGCATTTATATCGCCTGTGCCTTCCTGCTGATCTGGAGCTGCAGAAGGAACCCGGGGGCTTCACCCGGGCCGCAGCCGTTTCAGCTGGAACTACCACCGGATTTTCCCGAGCCGGTGTATGATATCTCGCAGAACCCGCTTACCGTGGAAGGCATAGCCCTGGGACGGCGATTGTTCTATGATCCCCGCCTGTCCCGCGACAGCACCATATCCTGCGGTTTCTGCCACCAGCAGTTCGCCGCTTTCGCCCATTTCGATCATCCGCTAAGCCATGGTATCGACAACCGCACCGGTATCCGTTCCGTGCCAGGCTTGTTCAACCTCATCTGGCAAAAGGATTTCATGTGGGATGGCGGTGTGAACCATCTGGAGATACAGCCGCTCACCCCCATCACCGATCCCGATGAGATGGGAGAGGACCTGGCCGTGCTGATCGCCCG
This genomic stretch from Chitinophaga sp. XS-30 harbors:
- a CDS encoding DUF1080 domain-containing protein; the encoded protein is MRTMKLCITLGLALICGACSAQKTKKGWTQLFNGKDLKDWDIKITGHQLNDNNGNTFRVQNGNLAVSYENYKAFDEQYGHIFHKKKFSAYLLVMEYRFVGEQVAGGPGWAIRNSGAMIHSQSAASMGVNQDFPISIEVQLLGGTGRGKRSTANLCTPGTNVVMNDKLITAHCVDSKSKTYDGEQWVTAEVLVLGDSIIKHIVEKDTVLVYEKPQIGGGNVSNADPALLQQGKLLSEGYISLQSESHPVEYRKVELFDLAPYMKDKKKLEKKIKELQGR
- a CDS encoding M15 family metallopeptidase, with the protein product MKNIFILLAFCLPSPLFAQEIPLNKYDLPVVSDIALYNKLVQADSNMQLVRVTDIPLDIRYATSANFTGQQLYPFAAAWLRRPAYEALLRLQAALKPMGLGLKIYDGYRPYRVTEKMWEVVPDDRYAADPKKGSGHNRGVAVDLTLIDLKTGRELPMPTDYDNFTEKAHHDYPDLAPEVIENRELLRTMMEAYGFRALDTEWWHYYLADPEIYPLMDIGFDELN
- a CDS encoding SDR family NAD(P)-dependent oxidoreductase, which translates into the protein MSLFQLEGKVAVVTGAGSGIGQAIARCFAGAGAVVHVLELNEEAGQGTVNDIAAAGGKAFIHAVNVAEQASVSAVMEKIIGGAGRLDILVNCAGIAHVGKLDTTAEADFDRVYAVNVKGTYNCMYAVIGQMKAQGGGVILNIASIASSVGIPDRFAYSMSKGAVLTMTLSVAKDYLGEGIRCNCISPARVHTPFVDGFIAKNYPGKEKEMFEKLSKTQPIGRMAKPEEVGYLALYLCSDEAGFITGCDYPIDGGFIKLNN
- a CDS encoding fumarylacetoacetate hydrolase family protein, giving the protein MKLIRFGLPGEEKPGIITDAGMFDASAFGEDFGERFFETEGLDRLSKWWAVNSGNCPRVPDDVRLGPPVQRPSKIICIGLNYADHARETNAQIPKEPIVFFKSTSSLVGPNDNLIIPRNSEKTDWEVELAVVISKKASYVAEKDAMDHVAGYALHNDYSERAFQLERGGQWVKGKSNDTFAPLGPWLATKEEIADIDNLRLWLTVNGKKMQDGNTSNLIFKIPFIVSYLSQFMTLLPGDVISTGTPAGVGLGFNPPVYLKAGDVIELGIEGLGSSKQTAVAWQK
- a CDS encoding L-rhamnose mutarotase gives rise to the protein MKRYCLALDLKDDQTLIAEYEAYHRNVWPEIQESIRTAGITALEIYRAGNRMFMIMEVDGSFSFERKSAMDAANPKVQEWEELMWTYQQAIPVAKPGEKWVLMDKIFTL
- a CDS encoding amidohydrolase, with translation MTIDAHQHFWIFDPERDAWITEDMSVIRKNFLPADLAPVLEANGIDGCVAVQADQSEAETDFLLQLAEENTFIKGVVGWVDLRSPSVEERVQHYAQYPLLRGFRHIVQGEADPAFLQGEDFCRGIKALAAYDLTYDILIFPHQLPAALAFVQKFPGQRFVIDHLAKPYIRKGEVKGWEEDIRAMAQHDHVYCKLSGMVTEADMQNWKQEDFSPYLDVALEAFGADRLMYGSDWPVCLLAADYPEMKKLVTDHIAHLSAAEQAQIMGGNAASFYKLV
- a CDS encoding SDR family oxidoreductase, with the translated sequence MDLGLQDKVVIVTGGAKGIGEAISKLIAAEGGIVVIAGRNAADNEKTVSAIRQAGGKATGVTAELGKVEDCKKVIDATVKEYGRIDALVNNAGANDGVGLESGDPEKFMASLQQNLSHYYNLAHYALPYLKAVKGNIVNIGSKVATTGQGNTSGYAASKGAINALTREWAVELLPFSVRVNTVIPAEVWTPLYETWIQSLPNPKEKLASIVSKIPLEQRMTTSEEIAGMTVFLLSSRSSHTTGQIVYVDGGYTHLDRSIS
- the fucP gene encoding L-fucose:H+ symporter permease; this encodes MAGGAASTTTYTSAGNKAGKYLFPFILVTSLFFLWALVHNLSPILIPHLKKACRLTDTQSSFIDSAIFVAYFLLALPAGYIMKRFGFKSGIILGLLLYAIGAFLFIPAANSGQYMFFLVALFIIASGLTFLETAANPYVTILGSPDTATFRLNLAQCFNGVGAFIGPVIGAKFILSGTEYTEAQMNAMPAAELQQYLATEAAAVKMPYMIIGIVVLLVAVLFIFTKMPDVKEEESGGNPAQEGSIFKHRHLIAAIVTQFFYVGAQVGVNAFFIRFAKYAGGMPEKDAAYLLGAVAGLGFMIGRFVGTFLMRFMKPQVLLSLYALLNLVLIGIAMTVKGDVAVWAVLAVPFFMSIMFPTIFSLGLQGLGGGHTKLGSSMLVMAIVGGAICPPLMGLISDASNIQMAYLVPLVCFAVVLWFGTKGYKLARAQ
- a CDS encoding MbnP family protein; protein product: MKPRYLLIICLFVFAACKKDTVEQGTMELTFRNAVGNQPLTLNTVTYQNAAGEDFTISAFKYYLSNFSLVKMDNSEVPLPVEYFLVDEGDETSRTIRLAAPKGEYRAMRFLIGVDSIRNVSGAQTGALDPVKGMFWSWNSGYIMAKLEGYSPVSAATENRLTFHIGGFRKEHSAIQEVLLTAPISLTVAAGRLPQLEIVADADVWFSQPFPISFANTSTIHVPGEDAAKIAANYRNMFRITSVTDL